Proteins co-encoded in one Maylandia zebra isolate NMK-2024a linkage group LG16, Mzebra_GT3a, whole genome shotgun sequence genomic window:
- the si:ch211-67e16.4 gene encoding uncharacterized protein si:ch211-67e16.4 isoform X3, producing MDVSIAVSLIRGQMGTVVERAVNGAVETVLAEMLKVVGVKFEELKAQVVQMKRDMMTLQSEKAQKEKENDNIRAKLRYTELKLKYYRQGVEEELQQRASASTLVWIQPPTLTRTQRSRSGISPTKTLSSFSVQARTAEGALMRNSNIPECTSPNSMNRQKVRVSCPSNVAHADSSDLLLPASLTLNVAGESLDSSTDGATYAASSTLLFSVPEVKHEAQEEEKEVIYIKEEPEEEQEVMATLLLDCHEQQGHQPESEPQPSVTECPSAAGSQRNTTAFSSAGRSTHSAPQSAAILPPGVPPRQAVRPWAKDLSLYEEYKMRRSELRRRNMTKRRELEKSLPQPLLADLVRERREKTRLRVARWRAKRKLQACLNQMQAFGDTQGLSQTGFAISSQQQPRSACASTSSTQQRQSSASNNIPRMSTSTSTLVLKGPNMAPHEHAVALSYPHGNISPQRLSLTDTILQ from the exons ATGGATGTCAGCATTGCTGTATCACTAATTCGAGGCCAGATGGGGACCGTAGTCGAGCGAGCAGTAAATGGAGCGGTCGAGACTGTGCTGGCCGAGATGCTTAAAGTGGTCGGAGTCAAATTTGAGGAGTTAAAGGCTCAAGTGGTGCAGATGAAGAGGGACATGATGACGCTGCAGAGTGAGAAGGCTCAAAAAGAGAAGGAGAACGATAACATTCGGGCCAAGCTGCGTTACACGGAGCTGAAGCTAAAGTACTACAGGCAAGGAGTGGaggaggagctgcagcagagagcCTCTGCTTCTACCCTAGTCTGGATTCAGCCACCAACTCTAACACGAACACAGAGAAGCAGATCTGGCATTTCCCCAACAAAGACCCTGTCATCGTTCTCAGTTCAGGCCAGGACTGCTGAGGGAGCGTTGATGAGGAACAGCAACA TCCCAGAATGCACCTCACCAAACAGCATGAACAGGCAAAAAGTCAGAGTGTCCTGCCCTTCAAACGTGGCCCACGCTGACTCATCTGACCTGCTGCTTCCTGCTTCACTCACTTTGAATGTGGCTGGAGAATCTCTGGACAGCAGTACAG ATGGCGCCACCTATGCAGCTAGCTCCACGCTGCTCTTCTCTGTTCCAGAG GTGAAGCATGAGgcacaggaagaagagaaggaggTGATCTATATAAAAGAGGAGCCAGAGGAAGAGCAAGAGGTGATGGCCACCCTGCTGCTTGACTGCCACGAACAGCAGGGTCATCAGCCAGAGTCAGAG CCTCAACCGTCAGTGACAGAGTGCCCAAGTGCTGCAGGAAGCCAAAGAAATACTACAGCCTTCAGCTCAGCTGGACGAAGCACCC ATTCAGCACCTCAGTCAGCTGCCATCTTGCCACCTGGCGTCCCACCTCGCCAAGCCGTGCGACCCTGGGCTAAAGACCTTAGTCTTTATGAAGAATACAAAATGCGGAGGAGTGAGCTTCGTCGCCGAAACATGACAAAGCGCAGAGAACTGGAGAAATCGTTACCTCAACCGCTGCTGGCAGATCTG GTGCGGGAGCGTCGAGAGAAGACCAGACTGAGGGTAGCCAGGTGGAGGGCAAAACGGAAACTCCAGGCCTGCCTTAACCAGATGCAG GCCTTTGGAGACACTCAAGGTCTTTCTCAGACTGGCTTTGCCATCAGCAGTCAGCAGCAGCCCAGATCAGCTTGTG CTTCCACCTCCAGCACTCAGCAGAGACAGAGCTCGGCATCGAATAACATCCCACGGATGTCTACATCCACTTCCACCCTGGTTCTGAAAGGCCCCAACATGGCTCCACATGAGCACGCTGTGGCACTTTCCTACCCCCATGGCAACATCTCTCCACAGAGACTCTCTCTGACAGACACTATCTTACAGTGA
- the si:ch211-67e16.4 gene encoding uncharacterized protein si:ch211-67e16.4 isoform X2, which translates to MDVSIAVSLIRGQMGTVVERAVNGAVETVLAEMLKVVGVKFEELKAQVVQMKRDMMTLQSEKAQKEKENDNIRAKLRYTELKLKYYRQGVEEELQQRASASTLVWIQPPTLTRTQRSRSGISPTKTLSSFSVQARTAEGALMRNSNIPECTSPNSMNRQKVRVSCPSNVAHADSSDLLLPASLTLNVAGESLDSSTEGMDSAIASSPAPAPNLDDGQQSGDSSLSPDGATYAASSTLLFSVPEVKHEAQEEEKEVIYIKEEPEEEQEVMATLLLDCHEQQGHQPESEPQPSVTECPSAAGSQRNTTAFSSAGRSTHSAPQSAAILPPGVPPRQAVRPWAKDLSLYEEYKMRRSELRRRNMTKRRELEKSLPQPLLADLVRERREKTRLRVARWRAKRKLQACLNQMQAFGDTQGLSQTGFAISSQQQPRSACASTSSTQQRQSSASNNIPRMSTSTSTLVLKGPNMAPHEHAVALSYPHGNISPQRLSLTDTILQ; encoded by the exons ATGGATGTCAGCATTGCTGTATCACTAATTCGAGGCCAGATGGGGACCGTAGTCGAGCGAGCAGTAAATGGAGCGGTCGAGACTGTGCTGGCCGAGATGCTTAAAGTGGTCGGAGTCAAATTTGAGGAGTTAAAGGCTCAAGTGGTGCAGATGAAGAGGGACATGATGACGCTGCAGAGTGAGAAGGCTCAAAAAGAGAAGGAGAACGATAACATTCGGGCCAAGCTGCGTTACACGGAGCTGAAGCTAAAGTACTACAGGCAAGGAGTGGaggaggagctgcagcagagagcCTCTGCTTCTACCCTAGTCTGGATTCAGCCACCAACTCTAACACGAACACAGAGAAGCAGATCTGGCATTTCCCCAACAAAGACCCTGTCATCGTTCTCAGTTCAGGCCAGGACTGCTGAGGGAGCGTTGATGAGGAACAGCAACA TCCCAGAATGCACCTCACCAAACAGCATGAACAGGCAAAAAGTCAGAGTGTCCTGCCCTTCAAACGTGGCCCACGCTGACTCATCTGACCTGCTGCTTCCTGCTTCACTCACTTTGAATGTGGCTGGAGAATCTCTGGACAGCAGTACAG AAGGCATGGATAGTGCCATAGCCTCGTCTCCTGCCCCGGCTCCGAATTTAGATGATGGGCAGCAGTCAGGGGATTCCTCTCTGTCTCCAGATGGCGCCACCTATGCAGCTAGCTCCACGCTGCTCTTCTCTGTTCCAGAG GTGAAGCATGAGgcacaggaagaagagaaggaggTGATCTATATAAAAGAGGAGCCAGAGGAAGAGCAAGAGGTGATGGCCACCCTGCTGCTTGACTGCCACGAACAGCAGGGTCATCAGCCAGAGTCAGAG CCTCAACCGTCAGTGACAGAGTGCCCAAGTGCTGCAGGAAGCCAAAGAAATACTACAGCCTTCAGCTCAGCTGGACGAAGCACCC ATTCAGCACCTCAGTCAGCTGCCATCTTGCCACCTGGCGTCCCACCTCGCCAAGCCGTGCGACCCTGGGCTAAAGACCTTAGTCTTTATGAAGAATACAAAATGCGGAGGAGTGAGCTTCGTCGCCGAAACATGACAAAGCGCAGAGAACTGGAGAAATCGTTACCTCAACCGCTGCTGGCAGATCTG GTGCGGGAGCGTCGAGAGAAGACCAGACTGAGGGTAGCCAGGTGGAGGGCAAAACGGAAACTCCAGGCCTGCCTTAACCAGATGCAG GCCTTTGGAGACACTCAAGGTCTTTCTCAGACTGGCTTTGCCATCAGCAGTCAGCAGCAGCCCAGATCAGCTTGTG CTTCCACCTCCAGCACTCAGCAGAGACAGAGCTCGGCATCGAATAACATCCCACGGATGTCTACATCCACTTCCACCCTGGTTCTGAAAGGCCCCAACATGGCTCCACATGAGCACGCTGTGGCACTTTCCTACCCCCATGGCAACATCTCTCCACAGAGACTCTCTCTGACAGACACTATCTTACAGTGA
- the si:ch211-67e16.4 gene encoding uncharacterized protein si:ch211-67e16.4 isoform X1, with translation MDVSIAVSLIRGQMGTVVERAVNGAVETVLAEMLKVVGVKFEELKAQVVQMKRDMMTLQSEKAQKEKENDNIRAKLRYTELKLKYYRQGVEEELQQRASASTLVWIQPPTLTRTQRSRSGISPTKTLSSFSVQARTAEGALMRNSNIPECTSPNSMNRQKVRVSCPSNVAHADSSDLLLPASLTLNVAGESLDSSTVLFCPSSDPVQCKKVEEVDECEWAILHSNTEGMDSAIASSPAPAPNLDDGQQSGDSSLSPDGATYAASSTLLFSVPEVKHEAQEEEKEVIYIKEEPEEEQEVMATLLLDCHEQQGHQPESEPQPSVTECPSAAGSQRNTTAFSSAGRSTHSAPQSAAILPPGVPPRQAVRPWAKDLSLYEEYKMRRSELRRRNMTKRRELEKSLPQPLLADLVRERREKTRLRVARWRAKRKLQACLNQMQAFGDTQGLSQTGFAISSQQQPRSACASTSSTQQRQSSASNNIPRMSTSTSTLVLKGPNMAPHEHAVALSYPHGNISPQRLSLTDTILQ, from the exons ATGGATGTCAGCATTGCTGTATCACTAATTCGAGGCCAGATGGGGACCGTAGTCGAGCGAGCAGTAAATGGAGCGGTCGAGACTGTGCTGGCCGAGATGCTTAAAGTGGTCGGAGTCAAATTTGAGGAGTTAAAGGCTCAAGTGGTGCAGATGAAGAGGGACATGATGACGCTGCAGAGTGAGAAGGCTCAAAAAGAGAAGGAGAACGATAACATTCGGGCCAAGCTGCGTTACACGGAGCTGAAGCTAAAGTACTACAGGCAAGGAGTGGaggaggagctgcagcagagagcCTCTGCTTCTACCCTAGTCTGGATTCAGCCACCAACTCTAACACGAACACAGAGAAGCAGATCTGGCATTTCCCCAACAAAGACCCTGTCATCGTTCTCAGTTCAGGCCAGGACTGCTGAGGGAGCGTTGATGAGGAACAGCAACA TCCCAGAATGCACCTCACCAAACAGCATGAACAGGCAAAAAGTCAGAGTGTCCTGCCCTTCAAACGTGGCCCACGCTGACTCATCTGACCTGCTGCTTCCTGCTTCACTCACTTTGAATGTGGCTGGAGAATCTCTGGACAGCAGTACAG TGTTGTTCTGTCCTAGCTCAGACCCAGTTCAGTGTAAGAAAGTTGAAGAGGTGGATGAGTGTGAATGGGCCATTCTGCACTCTAATACAGAAGGCATGGATAGTGCCATAGCCTCGTCTCCTGCCCCGGCTCCGAATTTAGATGATGGGCAGCAGTCAGGGGATTCCTCTCTGTCTCCAGATGGCGCCACCTATGCAGCTAGCTCCACGCTGCTCTTCTCTGTTCCAGAG GTGAAGCATGAGgcacaggaagaagagaaggaggTGATCTATATAAAAGAGGAGCCAGAGGAAGAGCAAGAGGTGATGGCCACCCTGCTGCTTGACTGCCACGAACAGCAGGGTCATCAGCCAGAGTCAGAG CCTCAACCGTCAGTGACAGAGTGCCCAAGTGCTGCAGGAAGCCAAAGAAATACTACAGCCTTCAGCTCAGCTGGACGAAGCACCC ATTCAGCACCTCAGTCAGCTGCCATCTTGCCACCTGGCGTCCCACCTCGCCAAGCCGTGCGACCCTGGGCTAAAGACCTTAGTCTTTATGAAGAATACAAAATGCGGAGGAGTGAGCTTCGTCGCCGAAACATGACAAAGCGCAGAGAACTGGAGAAATCGTTACCTCAACCGCTGCTGGCAGATCTG GTGCGGGAGCGTCGAGAGAAGACCAGACTGAGGGTAGCCAGGTGGAGGGCAAAACGGAAACTCCAGGCCTGCCTTAACCAGATGCAG GCCTTTGGAGACACTCAAGGTCTTTCTCAGACTGGCTTTGCCATCAGCAGTCAGCAGCAGCCCAGATCAGCTTGTG CTTCCACCTCCAGCACTCAGCAGAGACAGAGCTCGGCATCGAATAACATCCCACGGATGTCTACATCCACTTCCACCCTGGTTCTGAAAGGCCCCAACATGGCTCCACATGAGCACGCTGTGGCACTTTCCTACCCCCATGGCAACATCTCTCCACAGAGACTCTCTCTGACAGACACTATCTTACAGTGA